The Candidatus Poribacteria bacterium genome contains the following window.
GCAGTGCGTATTCCACCTCCCACCGTCAAAGGCATGAAGACCTGCTCGGCAGTTCGCCTGACCACGTCAATCATAATGTCCCTGCCCTCATGCGAGGCGGTGATGTCGAGGAATACGAGTTCGTCCGCCCCCTGTTCATCGTAGAGGGCGGCTATCTCGACGGGATCGCCGGCGTCGCGCAACCCCACGAAATTAACACCTTTAACCACCCTACCGGCATCTACGTCAAGGCAGGGTATTATCCTTTTGGCCAACATTCCCTCACATCCTTTATCTTACCAACTTCCTGGCATGTGCCAGGACGTTATCCACATTGAAGCCCAACTTCTCCAGCGCCACCTTCCCCGGAGCGGAGACGCCGAATCGGTTTAGCCCTATAACATCGCCCCTGTCGCCTACCCATCTATGCCATCCCAGCGGAACCGCCGCTTCGATGGCGAGACGCGGCATATCGGGGGGCAATACATATCTCCGGTATTCCGGCTCCTGCATCTCGAAGAGCTCCCAGCTCGGCATGCTGACGACTCTGGCTTTGATGCCCTCAGAGGCGAGCTTCTCCTGAGCCTTCAGGGCCAGATGGACCTCAGAGCCAGTTCCGATAAGTATCAGATCGGGTTTGCCGCCAGATGATTCGGAAAGCACGTAGGCCCCTCTCTTAACCCCTTCGCGGATCGGATAACGGTCGGGATCGAGCACCGGTAGGCTCTGTCTCGTCAGTATCAATGCCGTCGGGCCGTCCTTTCGCTTTAAGGCCGCAATCCACGCCTGTGCTGTCTCGTTGGCGTCGGCCGGCCGGATCACGACCAGATTGGGTATCGCCCTCAGAGCGGGAAGCTGTTCGACCGGCTGATGTGTCGGGCCGTCCTCGCCCACGCCGATGCTATCATGTGTGAAGATGTATCTAACCGGTATACCCATCATCGCCGCCAGCCGAATCGGCGGCCGCATGTAATCGCTGAAGACCAAGAAGGTTCCTCCATAGGCTAGGACCCCTCTATGCAACATCATCCCGTTCAAGATGGCACCCATGGCGTGTTCCCGAACGCCGAAACGGAGGTTACGTCCTTCATGGTTTCCCTTTTGGAAATCGGTGAACTCCTTCAGATAGGTTTTCGTCGAGGGTGCCAGATCGGCCGATCCGCCGATGAGGTATGGTATATGAGAGGCTATGGCGTTAAGGACCTCGCCGGAGGCGTTACGCGTGGCGATCTCCTTCTCGGTCGGAAACGTCGGCACCTTCTCCTCCCATCCCTCCGGCAACTCCCAATCTTGCCCCATCTCCCACTCTTTCGCCAGATCCGGATACTCACGTCGCCAGGTCTCAAACCTCTCACTCCAGTCCGATTCCATTCTTTCCCCTTCGGTCACGGCTTGGCGGAACCGCTTCAAGGCCTCATCGGGTATGTAGAAGCTCGGCTCAAGGGGCCATCCCAAGTTTCCCTTAGCGGCCTCGACCGCCTCTGGACCGAGGGGAGCACCATGGGCTGCTGCGGAGTCCTGTTTCGGGCTGCCGTAGCCGATGTGGGTTGGGACGATGATAAGCGATGGCCGGCTCAGATCCTTCCTGGCAATCTGAATGGCTTCGGCGATATCATCCACATCGTTACCGTCCTTCACCCTCAGCACCTGCCATCCATAGGCCTCAAACCTCTTGGCCACATCCTCGGAGAACGCTATATCGGTCGATCCTTCGATGGTGATTCGGTTGCTGTCATAGAGCACTATCAGCTTCCCCAGGCCGAGATGTCCGGCCAGTGAGGCCGCCTCAGCGGAGACGCCCTCCATCAGATCTCCATCGCTCGCCATCACATAGGTGTAGTGATCCACGATCTTATGACCGGGCCGGTTATATCTGGCCGCCAGGAAGGCCTCCGCTATGGCCATCCCCACGGCGTTTCCGAAACCCTGTCCCAGCGGGCCGGTCGTCGTCTCCACACCGCGGTGCGGATCATACTCCGGATGGCCCGGCGTATGGCTTCCCCACTGTCTGAAGCTCCTGAGCTCCTCAATCGACATATCGTAGCCCGTCAGATGAAGGAGGCTGTAAAGCAACATGGAGGCATGTCCCATGGAAAGGATAAACCTATCCCTGTCAGGCCAGAGGGGATTAAGCGGATTATGCCTCAGGAACCTGGTCCATATCACATATGCGGTCGGCGCCGCCCCCATAGGCGCGCCGGGATGACCTGATTTGGCCTTCTCCACAGCGTCAACGGATAGAAACC
Protein-coding sequences here:
- the tkt gene encoding transketolase — its product is MTKLDELCVNTLRFLSVDAVEKAKSGHPGAPMGAAPTAYVIWTRFLRHNPLNPLWPDRDRFILSMGHASMLLYSLLHLTGYDMSIEELRSFRQWGSHTPGHPEYDPHRGVETTTGPLGQGFGNAVGMAIAEAFLAARYNRPGHKIVDHYTYVMASDGDLMEGVSAEAASLAGHLGLGKLIVLYDSNRITIEGSTDIAFSEDVAKRFEAYGWQVLRVKDGNDVDDIAEAIQIARKDLSRPSLIIVPTHIGYGSPKQDSAAAHGAPLGPEAVEAAKGNLGWPLEPSFYIPDEALKRFRQAVTEGERMESDWSERFETWRREYPDLAKEWEMGQDWELPEGWEEKVPTFPTEKEIATRNASGEVLNAIASHIPYLIGGSADLAPSTKTYLKEFTDFQKGNHEGRNLRFGVREHAMGAILNGMMLHRGVLAYGGTFLVFSDYMRPPIRLAAMMGIPVRYIFTHDSIGVGEDGPTHQPVEQLPALRAIPNLVVIRPADANETAQAWIAALKRKDGPTALILTRQSLPVLDPDRYPIREGVKRGAYVLSESSGGKPDLILIGTGSEVHLALKAQEKLASEGIKARVVSMPSWELFEMQEPEYRRYVLPPDMPRLAIEAAVPLGWHRWVGDRGDVIGLNRFGVSAPGKVALEKLGFNVDNVLAHARKLVR